A single window of Alphaproteobacteria bacterium DNA harbors:
- the gcvPA gene encoding aminomethyl-transferring glycine dehydrogenase subunit GcvPA, translating into MRYLALTQNDRQEMLEAIGVNSVEDLFRDVPQNVQLKKLLDLPGHMGEWEVENYLDTFANANQTTKTLTSFLGAGAYRHHLPAAVDSLIQRGEFLTSYTPYQPEVSQGTLQYLFEFQTQVALLTGMDVANASLYDGASGTAEAALMANRITKRNKVLISGGLHPHYTDAVNTYAHFAEFDVETLEPNIENEEDLLSKIDDTYSCCIIQNPSLFGQLYDLSDLSKKCHEHGVLLAVVVTEVISLSKLKSPGSMGADIVVAEGQSLGNPLNYGGPYLGLMATRDKYVRHMPGRISGQTVDSDGKRGWVLTLAAREQHIRRERATSNICTNSGLCALAFTIHLALLGEKGFRRLGDVNHANAVQLAEKLEKIPQVTVVNDTFFNEFTLKLPKNADLVMKKLLSKGLLAGVPLSRLYPEKKELAPYLLVAATELTTEADQDKLVARLKVVLQEAL; encoded by the coding sequence ATGCGCTATTTGGCTTTGACCCAAAATGATCGGCAAGAAATGCTGGAAGCCATCGGTGTAAACTCTGTAGAAGATCTCTTTCGTGATGTTCCACAAAACGTCCAACTGAAAAAACTGTTGGATCTTCCAGGGCATATGGGGGAGTGGGAAGTCGAGAACTATTTGGATACCTTTGCCAATGCCAACCAAACAACAAAAACGCTGACCAGCTTCTTGGGAGCCGGTGCCTATCGCCATCACCTGCCTGCCGCAGTAGACTCTCTCATACAGCGGGGAGAATTTCTCACATCCTATACGCCGTACCAGCCAGAAGTTTCCCAAGGCACTCTCCAATATCTTTTTGAATTCCAAACCCAGGTAGCCCTTTTGACAGGAATGGACGTAGCCAACGCGTCACTCTACGACGGGGCCTCTGGAACGGCCGAAGCGGCTCTCATGGCAAATCGGATCACTAAGCGAAATAAAGTCCTAATTTCTGGGGGTCTACATCCCCACTATACCGATGCTGTTAATACCTATGCCCACTTCGCCGAGTTTGATGTAGAAACCTTAGAACCAAACATAGAGAACGAAGAAGACTTACTCTCCAAAATTGATGACACTTACTCATGCTGTATCATTCAAAACCCCAGCCTGTTTGGGCAGCTTTATGATCTGTCAGATCTCTCAAAAAAATGTCACGAGCACGGCGTTCTATTAGCTGTCGTCGTGACCGAAGTCATATCCCTCAGTAAACTTAAATCACCCGGCAGTATGGGAGCCGATATTGTTGTCGCAGAGGGCCAGTCTTTGGGAAATCCCCTTAATTATGGTGGTCCCTACTTGGGTCTTATGGCCACCCGAGACAAATATGTTCGCCATATGCCAGGTAGAATCTCGGGCCAAACTGTCGATAGTGATGGAAAAAGAGGATGGGTTCTGACCCTGGCAGCGCGCGAGCAACACATCCGCCGTGAGCGCGCCACCAGCAACATTTGCACCAACTCAGGACTTTGCGCACTCGCCTTTACCATTCATCTTGCCCTTTTGGGAGAAAAAGGATTTCGGCGGCTAGGGGATGTGAATCATGCAAATGCTGTCCAACTGGCCGAGAAATTGGAAAAAATTCCCCAAGTCACCGTCGTGAATGATACTTTTTTTAACGAATTCACGCTTAAGCTGCCCAAAAATGCAGACCTAGTAATGAAAAAACTCCTTTCTAAGGGCCTTTTGGCGGGCGTTCCTCTCTCCAGACTTTACCCAGAGAAAAAAGAGCTGGCCCCATATTTGCTTGTGGCTGCCACAGAACTGACAACTGAAGCGGATCAGGATAAACTTGTTGCTAGATTAAAGGTCGTTTTACAGGAGGCGCTATAA
- the gcvPB gene encoding aminomethyl-transferring glycine dehydrogenase subunit GcvPB, translating into MEAAKKTPSPAQKESTFTGNKGLQMEEPLLFELDDPGLSGVDWTKPLEKKRRLGSLERSEKIGLPGLSEPQVVRHFTRLSQKNYSIDAGFYPLGSCTMKHNPRLNEKIARNPGFTALHPLQPFETVQGALGLMDALSHWLMTLTGMSAVALSPGAGAHGELCGIMAIKAALDADGEKRSRILVADSAHGTNPATAIFCGYSVDTVKSTNDGLLDVTDLKAKLGPDVAALMLTNPNTCGLFEKDILEISKAVHEAGAYFYCDGANFNAIMGKVRPGDLGIDCMHINLHKTFSTPHGGGGPGSGPVVFADSLAPFVPVPYLSKGKDGLKLVETISESTQKTLGRLKGFHGQMGMFIRALAYMLSHGADGLKQVSEDAVLSANYILAKLKDTMTPAYKGTCMHECLFDDKFLKGTGVTTLDMAKALIDEGFHPMTMYFPLIVSGAFLIEPTETESKQTLDQFIDTLKYLTHEAKKGNKTLFQEAPVHTPRKRLDETKAARNPVLRWKKNL; encoded by the coding sequence ATGGAAGCAGCAAAAAAAACACCCTCTCCTGCCCAGAAAGAAAGCACATTCACCGGGAACAAGGGGCTCCAGATGGAAGAGCCCCTCTTGTTCGAGTTAGACGATCCTGGCCTTTCGGGTGTAGATTGGACAAAGCCGTTGGAGAAGAAAAGGCGTTTGGGGTCCCTTGAGCGCTCAGAAAAAATAGGACTACCAGGGCTTTCAGAACCCCAAGTCGTCCGCCACTTCACACGGCTAAGCCAAAAGAACTATAGCATTGATGCTGGATTTTATCCTTTGGGTTCATGCACAATGAAACACAACCCGCGCCTCAATGAAAAGATTGCTCGCAATCCAGGTTTCACCGCTCTCCATCCCCTTCAGCCCTTTGAGACAGTCCAAGGGGCTCTAGGCCTTATGGACGCTCTAAGCCACTGGCTTATGACCCTGACAGGAATGTCTGCCGTCGCCCTTTCCCCAGGCGCTGGGGCGCACGGAGAGTTGTGCGGAATTATGGCCATCAAAGCCGCCCTTGATGCAGATGGGGAAAAACGCTCTCGAATCCTGGTGGCCGATTCAGCCCATGGAACCAATCCCGCCACCGCCATTTTCTGCGGCTATAGTGTAGACACGGTCAAATCCACCAACGACGGTCTTTTGGATGTCACCGATCTAAAAGCGAAATTAGGGCCCGATGTGGCGGCTCTCATGTTAACCAACCCAAACACCTGTGGCCTCTTTGAAAAGGATATTCTCGAGATTTCCAAGGCAGTCCATGAGGCTGGTGCCTATTTTTACTGTGATGGTGCCAATTTCAATGCCATCATGGGCAAAGTTCGCCCAGGAGATCTGGGCATCGACTGCATGCATATCAATCTTCACAAGACTTTTTCAACACCCCATGGAGGGGGCGGCCCTGGAAGTGGACCGGTGGTTTTCGCTGATTCATTAGCCCCATTTGTCCCCGTACCCTACCTTTCAAAGGGAAAAGATGGACTGAAATTGGTAGAAACGATTTCGGAAAGCACCCAAAAAACCCTTGGCCGCCTCAAAGGATTCCACGGACAGATGGGAATGTTTATCCGGGCCCTGGCCTATATGCTGAGCCACGGTGCCGATGGCCTAAAGCAAGTATCAGAAGATGCAGTCTTATCTGCCAATTATATCCTGGCCAAGCTGAAAGATACCATGACGCCTGCCTATAAGGGCACTTGTATGCACGAGTGCCTCTTTGATGACAAATTCCTAAAGGGAACTGGCGTTACGACACTGGACATGGCCAAGGCTCTAATTGATGAAGGCTTTCACCCCATGACCATGTACTTCCCCCTCATCGTCAGTGGGGCCTTTTTGATTGAGCCTACCGAGACGGAAAGCAAACAAACGCTAGATCAATTCATTGATACACTCAAATATCTGACCCATGAGGCTAAGAAAGGGAATAAAACTCTCTTTCAAGAAGCCCCTGTGCATACTCCTCGCAAACGTCTGGATGAGACAAAAGCGGCTCGAAATCCAGTTTTAAGATGGAAAAAAAACCTATAG
- the recJ gene encoding single-stranded-DNA-specific exonuclease RecJ — translation MAFSQRLGIPEIVGRILSSRGVQSDKAAENFLEPTLRDSLPDPSHLKDMDKATDRICQAIETGETMAVFGDYDVDGATSSALLKRYFDALGSALRIYIPDRIKEGYGPNVKAFQTLKSEGASLVITVDCGTTAFDALEGAQEMGLDVIVMDHHVAESKLPSAVAVVNPNRLDQDSSGKSVAAVGLCFLLCVSLNRALRNRGFFKDRSEPDLKQFLDLVALGTVCDVVSLSGLNRAYVSQGLKVMANRRNTGLSVLGEVAGLSERPEAYHAGFVLGPRINAGGRVGESSLGGRLLSSDDPHEAKIISLRLNELNKERQEIEARVLQEATEQVESRGKDLPPFLLLSQEGWHPGVIGIVAGRLKDRYHRPVGVVAIDDEGVGKGSGRSVSGVDLGTAIHGARQSGLLTAGGGHAMAAGFTVSADALSQFEAFMIERVAQQMKESDYTPKLMVEGILTPAGASKDFIQVLSQLAPFGMGNPTPRFVFPNVKVINASIVGNDHIRCLIQGEDGKSLAAIAFRSVETPLGDVLLSKQRTLLHLAGTLRVDSWQGRETVKLTIEDGANV, via the coding sequence ATGGCTTTTTCCCAGCGATTGGGAATCCCGGAAATTGTGGGGCGCATTTTATCTTCTCGAGGGGTGCAATCAGATAAAGCGGCCGAGAATTTCCTGGAGCCCACATTGCGGGATTCTTTGCCTGATCCCTCTCACTTAAAGGATATGGACAAGGCAACGGATCGCATTTGTCAGGCCATTGAGACGGGTGAAACAATGGCTGTTTTTGGGGACTATGACGTGGATGGAGCCACTTCATCAGCCCTTCTAAAAAGATACTTTGACGCCTTGGGGAGTGCCCTCCGGATTTATATTCCCGATCGGATAAAAGAAGGCTATGGCCCCAATGTGAAGGCTTTTCAGACCCTTAAATCAGAGGGGGCATCTCTTGTCATTACGGTGGACTGTGGCACGACGGCCTTTGACGCGCTGGAAGGGGCACAAGAGATGGGTCTGGATGTGATCGTCATGGATCACCATGTTGCCGAGTCCAAATTACCATCGGCAGTAGCTGTGGTTAATCCCAATCGTTTGGATCAGGATAGCTCGGGAAAGTCTGTTGCCGCAGTTGGCCTTTGCTTTTTGCTGTGCGTGTCTTTGAATCGGGCCCTGCGAAATCGAGGTTTTTTCAAAGATCGTTCCGAGCCTGATCTAAAGCAGTTCTTGGACTTAGTGGCCTTGGGGACAGTTTGTGATGTGGTGTCTTTATCTGGACTCAATCGTGCCTATGTGTCTCAAGGGCTGAAAGTTATGGCTAATCGGCGCAATACGGGACTATCAGTTTTGGGAGAGGTTGCTGGACTTTCTGAGAGGCCTGAAGCGTACCATGCTGGTTTTGTATTGGGCCCCCGTATTAATGCTGGCGGGCGTGTGGGAGAATCCAGTTTGGGGGGGCGCCTTTTGTCCAGCGATGATCCCCATGAGGCGAAGATAATTTCTTTACGCCTTAACGAGCTCAATAAAGAGCGTCAAGAAATAGAAGCACGTGTTTTGCAAGAGGCTACAGAACAGGTGGAGAGCAGGGGGAAGGACCTGCCGCCATTTCTTCTATTGTCCCAAGAGGGCTGGCATCCAGGTGTTATTGGCATTGTGGCGGGGAGACTAAAGGATCGATACCATCGGCCCGTTGGCGTGGTGGCCATAGATGATGAGGGTGTGGGTAAGGGCTCGGGTCGTTCGGTTTCAGGGGTGGATTTAGGAACAGCTATTCATGGCGCTCGACAATCGGGGCTTTTGACGGCAGGAGGAGGCCACGCAATGGCGGCGGGATTTACAGTTTCTGCTGATGCACTTTCTCAATTCGAAGCTTTTATGATTGAGCGCGTTGCGCAACAAATGAAAGAGTCTGACTATACCCCCAAGTTGATGGTTGAGGGGATTTTGACACCGGCTGGTGCAAGTAAAGATTTTATCCAAGTTCTGAGTCAACTGGCTCCGTTTGGCATGGGAAACCCGACGCCTCGGTTTGTTTTCCCCAATGTGAAAGTAATCAATGCTTCTATTGTGGGCAATGACCATATTCGTTGTTTGATTCAAGGGGAAGATGGGAAGAGTCTAGCTGCCATTGCCTTTCGTTCAGTGGAGACACCCTTGGGGGATGTTCTTCTTTCCAAACAACGGACCCTGTTGCATTTGGCGGGGACGCTTCGCGTTGACTCTTGGCAGGGAAGGGAGACGGTTAAGCTGACCATTGAAGATGGGGCGAACGTTTAA
- a CDS encoding L,D-transpeptidase family protein, translating to MKLIVRGNGIGATQGTAQWGKHVFPCALGRSGIQPKVKEWDGTTPIGDFPFRKVYARKDKISLPKTKLPLIVTEENMGWCDDAGDKENYNRPVELPYNKSHEKLWRDDDLYDVVLVIGHNDDPPCPGLGSAIFIHVAREGFSPTEGCIAFKLEDLQMILETATQETIVEIRP from the coding sequence ATGAAGCTGATTGTCCGTGGAAACGGCATTGGGGCAACTCAAGGAACGGCCCAATGGGGAAAACATGTATTTCCTTGTGCCCTGGGGCGGTCTGGTATTCAGCCTAAGGTTAAAGAGTGGGATGGGACGACACCCATCGGGGATTTTCCTTTTCGAAAAGTGTATGCGCGAAAAGACAAAATCTCGCTTCCAAAAACAAAATTGCCTCTTATTGTGACGGAAGAAAACATGGGGTGGTGTGATGATGCGGGCGACAAAGAAAATTACAATCGTCCCGTAGAACTGCCATACAACAAAAGCCATGAGAAGCTCTGGCGGGATGATGATCTCTACGATGTGGTTCTAGTCATTGGTCACAATGATGATCCCCCTTGCCCTGGACTGGGAAGTGCCATATTTATTCATGTGGCGCGGGAGGGATTTTCCCCTACCGAGGGTTGTATTGCTTTTAAGTTAGAGGATTTGCAGATGATTTTAGAAACGGCGACGCAAGAGACAATCGTTGAGATTCGCCCGTGA
- a CDS encoding 2-oxo acid dehydrogenase subunit E2, with translation MKKFNLPDLGEGLQEVEIISWRVAPGDNVVADQPLLSVETDKAVVEVPAPYSGRIAKLHGEAGDVVKVGSILVEYEEGEASDSGAIVGEIPKEEETVETGPKDEKLSGAGPKKPLPKHKPHPGHKALPAVRELAKSLGVDLAKATPSGPEGNITKQDVEAAAAGQGESTYEPLRGVRKAMVKHMEKAHREVVPAGVSDEADVDAWIKEGDPTVRLVRAIVAGCKSEPGMNAWFQKEGRRLFKEVNLGIAVDTKEGLFVPVLREAGSLAAKEVRQKIDELVAGIQDRSLPPELLHGESISLSNFGAIGGRYGNMIVNPPQVAIVGAGRVYEKVVAVEGKPEIRHVMPMSLTFDHRAVTGGEAARFMKAIIQDLELDQ, from the coding sequence ATGAAAAAATTTAATCTACCCGATTTAGGTGAAGGCCTTCAGGAGGTCGAAATAATTTCGTGGAGGGTGGCCCCCGGAGACAACGTGGTGGCGGACCAGCCCCTCCTTTCTGTGGAAACCGATAAGGCCGTCGTGGAAGTCCCTGCGCCCTATTCGGGCCGTATTGCTAAGCTTCATGGCGAAGCCGGAGATGTGGTCAAAGTAGGCTCGATTCTTGTTGAGTATGAAGAAGGAGAAGCATCGGATTCTGGGGCGATTGTTGGCGAAATTCCCAAAGAGGAAGAGACCGTAGAAACTGGTCCCAAAGATGAAAAGCTCTCTGGGGCGGGACCAAAAAAACCGCTGCCCAAGCACAAACCTCACCCGGGGCACAAGGCGCTCCCGGCGGTTCGTGAACTGGCCAAGAGCTTAGGCGTCGATTTAGCAAAAGCGACGCCATCGGGGCCTGAGGGAAATATTACAAAGCAAGATGTAGAGGCAGCGGCGGCGGGTCAGGGAGAAAGTACATATGAACCTCTTCGGGGCGTCCGAAAAGCCATGGTTAAGCATATGGAAAAGGCCCACAGAGAAGTGGTGCCTGCCGGTGTTTCAGATGAGGCTGATGTGGATGCTTGGATCAAAGAAGGCGATCCTACGGTCAGGCTTGTACGCGCCATTGTTGCTGGATGTAAGAGTGAGCCAGGCATGAATGCATGGTTTCAAAAGGAAGGGCGGCGCCTTTTCAAAGAGGTAAATCTGGGGATTGCTGTCGACACGAAAGAGGGATTGTTTGTCCCCGTTTTGAGGGAAGCAGGGTCTTTGGCTGCTAAAGAAGTGCGTCAAAAAATTGATGAATTAGTTGCTGGAATTCAGGACAGATCGTTACCGCCAGAACTGTTACATGGAGAGAGCATAAGCCTTTCCAATTTTGGCGCTATTGGTGGCCGTTATGGCAATATGATTGTGAATCCACCGCAGGTTGCTATTGTGGGTGCGGGCCGGGTATACGAAAAGGTTGTGGCCGTAGAAGGCAAGCCAGAGATTCGTCATGTTATGCCCATGTCTCTTACCTTTGATCACCGAGCCGTGACGGGGGGAGAGGCCGCTCGATTTATGAAGGCGATTATCCAAGATCTGGAGTTAGATCAATGA
- a CDS encoding alpha-ketoacid dehydrogenase subunit beta — protein sequence MSEVTLVEAVQMALNKAMEMDEKVIVLGQDVGPDGGVFRATDGLHEKFGTDRVFDTPLAEAMIAGHAVGMAIQGFRPVAEIQFMGFIYPTIDQMLNHAARFRNRTRGRFTCPMVLRAPFGGGIHAPEHHSESTEALFAHMPGLRVVIPSTPQQAYGLLLASIWDPDPVVFLEPKRIYRAPKEQIDDDGKALPLDKCFFLKEGSDVTFVTWGAMTVEVLEAAMLLESEGISAEVITPGTIKPMDMETILQSVEKTGRCVIIHEAALTGGVGAEIAAQLAEKALLSLLAPVQRVAGYDTVMPLPKLEKLYIPSAERIVEAARKVIEYT from the coding sequence ATGAGTGAAGTGACACTTGTGGAAGCTGTCCAAATGGCTCTCAATAAGGCCATGGAAATGGATGAAAAAGTGATCGTTTTGGGGCAAGATGTTGGCCCCGATGGTGGTGTTTTTCGAGCGACCGATGGGTTACATGAGAAATTTGGCACCGATCGCGTTTTTGATACCCCCTTGGCCGAAGCCATGATTGCAGGACATGCGGTTGGGATGGCCATTCAGGGTTTTCGTCCCGTGGCAGAGATTCAGTTTATGGGATTCATTTATCCCACCATCGATCAGATGCTGAATCATGCGGCGCGCTTTAGAAATCGAACTCGGGGTAGATTCACGTGTCCAATGGTTTTGCGGGCTCCTTTTGGCGGTGGCATTCATGCCCCAGAACATCATTCGGAAAGTACCGAAGCCCTTTTTGCTCACATGCCAGGGTTGCGGGTCGTTATCCCGTCTACACCACAACAGGCATATGGGTTGTTACTAGCGTCCATTTGGGATCCAGATCCGGTGGTATTTTTAGAGCCCAAACGAATATATCGGGCCCCCAAAGAGCAAATAGATGATGATGGGAAAGCTCTGCCGTTGGATAAGTGTTTTTTCCTAAAGGAGGGCAGTGATGTCACGTTCGTAACGTGGGGAGCCATGACTGTTGAGGTTCTGGAGGCTGCTATGCTTTTAGAATCAGAGGGCATTTCGGCGGAGGTGATCACGCCTGGGACCATCAAGCCCATGGATATGGAAACGATTCTTCAATCTGTGGAAAAAACTGGACGTTGTGTCATTATTCACGAAGCAGCTTTAACAGGTGGGGTTGGGGCTGAAATTGCGGCGCAATTGGCTGAGAAGGCGCTTTTATCTTTACTAGCCCCTGTGCAACGGGTGGCGGGGTATGATACGGTGATGCCACTTCCTAAACTGGAGAAGCTATACATACCCAGCGCGGAACGTATCGTTGAAGCTGCAAGAAAAGTCATAGAATACACATGA
- the pdhA gene encoding pyruvate dehydrogenase (acetyl-transferring) E1 component subunit alpha translates to MVISAKFEIKYLQFLNPDGEVVTKLPTFASDAKKLIPLYEGMVLTRTYDAKAVALQRTGRLGTFASSLGQEAVSVGLASAMKSDDVLVPSFREQGAYIWRGVGMAQMLQYWGGDEFGNQLAPDIEDCPPSIPIGTQGTHGTGIAHAIKLRGEKRAVVCVFGDGATSKGEIYEAMNLAGAWKLPIVFVINNNQWAISVPRDAQSATETLAQKGIGAGIPSLQVDGNDVIAVKYAVEEALNRARKGEGASVIEAVTYRMTDHTTADDATRYREEKEVSAQWKQDPITRLRTYLGNEGAWTKKDEERLTSETRQKVEEAAESYLALPDPDPSSMFDYLYETLPDAYVSQRDDLLGRSKK, encoded by the coding sequence GTGGTAATTTCCGCAAAGTTCGAAATCAAGTATCTGCAGTTTTTGAACCCCGACGGTGAAGTTGTTACTAAACTTCCGACTTTTGCATCTGATGCCAAAAAGCTTATTCCATTGTATGAAGGCATGGTACTTACGCGCACATATGACGCTAAGGCTGTGGCCCTTCAACGCACAGGGCGACTGGGAACATTTGCTTCTTCATTGGGACAAGAGGCCGTCAGTGTTGGTCTTGCCAGTGCTATGAAATCGGATGATGTATTGGTGCCTTCCTTTCGTGAGCAAGGTGCCTATATATGGCGCGGCGTTGGGATGGCTCAAATGCTCCAATACTGGGGTGGAGATGAATTTGGCAACCAACTTGCTCCGGATATAGAAGACTGTCCACCGAGTATTCCCATTGGAACACAGGGGACTCATGGCACAGGAATTGCCCATGCCATCAAGTTGCGCGGCGAAAAGCGTGCCGTTGTTTGTGTCTTTGGGGATGGGGCCACTTCCAAAGGGGAAATCTATGAGGCCATGAATCTGGCTGGTGCTTGGAAATTGCCCATCGTGTTTGTTATCAATAACAACCAATGGGCCATCTCGGTGCCTCGTGATGCTCAGTCGGCAACGGAAACCCTTGCCCAAAAAGGCATCGGGGCTGGGATCCCCAGTCTGCAGGTTGATGGCAATGATGTTATCGCCGTGAAGTATGCTGTGGAAGAAGCGCTGAACCGGGCTCGCAAAGGGGAGGGTGCCAGTGTAATCGAGGCCGTTACCTATCGTATGACCGATCATACAACGGCTGACGATGCAACGCGGTATCGCGAGGAAAAAGAAGTCTCGGCCCAGTGGAAGCAAGATCCTATTACCCGATTGCGCACCTATCTGGGCAACGAGGGTGCTTGGACCAAAAAGGATGAAGAACGACTTACAAGTGAAACGCGTCAAAAGGTGGAGGAGGCTGCAGAAAGTTATTTAGCCCTTCCTGATCCTGATCCATCTTCCATGTTTGATTATCTTTATGAAACGTTGCCAGACGCTTATGTTTCCCAGCGGGATGATCTGTTGGGGAGAAGCAAAAAATGA
- a CDS encoding helix-turn-helix transcriptional regulator translates to MERNLCLNWQELVKEAVRRRKKQKLTQKELAALAQLSLPTLIAFEQGKTSITVANALKILRWLGPA, encoded by the coding sequence ATGGAACGGAACCTTTGCCTTAATTGGCAAGAGCTTGTCAAAGAGGCCGTAAGACGCCGAAAAAAGCAAAAGCTGACGCAAAAAGAGTTAGCAGCGCTTGCTCAGTTGAGTTTACCAACTCTAATCGCTTTTGAACAAGGCAAAACAAGCATCACAGTTGCAAATGCATTAAAGATCCTAAGGTGGTTAGGGCCTGCTTGA
- a CDS encoding UDP-3-O-acyl-N-acetylglucosamine deacetylase produces the protein MFGFEKDNSGLYQKTLKNAMGCSGVGIHSGESVSITLRPAPSDMGIVFVRTDLEGRPEIPANHKYVIDTTRCTKIGLSKNISVSTVEHLMAAFAGAGIDNAYVDIDGSEVPIMDGSSHPFVLLIECAGTLEQDAYRKYLKILKPMEISSDSAKVSLRPADSFSMTFEATLKRFWKNTKKITFKNNPQHFKRDLSRARTIGFIDEVETLRKAGLALGGSLNNTVVFNGSEIMNKEGLRYDDEFVRHKALDALGDLYLAGGPVIGRFKGYCSGHTLNHLVLKDLFADNDAYTWVTLAEEAGSVEQFLPVAFPTERVAVSA, from the coding sequence ATGTTTGGTTTCGAGAAAGATAATTCTGGACTCTATCAGAAAACTTTGAAAAACGCTATGGGTTGTAGTGGCGTTGGCATTCATTCTGGTGAATCCGTCTCTATTACATTGCGCCCAGCGCCGTCAGATATGGGAATTGTTTTCGTCAGGACGGATCTTGAAGGACGTCCCGAAATCCCAGCCAATCATAAGTATGTTATTGACACAACGCGCTGCACAAAGATCGGACTTTCCAAAAACATTAGCGTAAGCACCGTTGAACATCTCATGGCCGCTTTTGCCGGCGCTGGAATCGACAATGCCTATGTGGATATTGACGGCTCCGAAGTTCCTATTATGGATGGCAGCTCTCATCCTTTCGTCCTTTTGATTGAATGTGCCGGAACTCTCGAGCAAGATGCTTACCGAAAATATTTAAAGATCCTTAAGCCTATGGAAATCTCATCGGATTCAGCTAAAGTATCGCTTCGCCCTGCTGATAGTTTTTCCATGACTTTTGAGGCCACTTTAAAGCGCTTTTGGAAAAACACGAAAAAAATCACCTTTAAAAACAATCCTCAGCACTTTAAACGGGACCTATCTCGCGCCCGTACTATTGGATTCATCGATGAAGTTGAGACGCTGCGAAAAGCAGGACTTGCCTTAGGAGGATCCCTTAATAATACGGTTGTTTTCAATGGCTCCGAAATTATGAATAAAGAAGGCCTCCGGTATGACGATGAATTTGTACGTCATAAGGCTTTAGATGCCTTGGGAGATCTATATCTTGCTGGTGGCCCCGTTATAGGCAGGTTTAAAGGCTATTGCTCAGGGCACACTTTGAATCATCTTGTTCTCAAAGATCTCTTCGCCGATAACGATGCCTATACCTGGGTAACTTTGGCTGAAGAAGCCGGTTCCGTGGAGCAATTCCTCCCCGTAGCTTTTCCGACCGAAAGAGTTGCTGTTTCTGCTTAA